From Bacillus sp. FSL K6-3431, the proteins below share one genomic window:
- the spo0A gene encoding sporulation transcription factor Spo0A: MKKIKVCIVDDNRELVGLLDEFISSQEDMEVVGTAHNGQDCLQLLEDVSPDVLILDIIMPHLDGLGVLERLRQSETLSFPSVIMLTAFGQEDVTTKAVELGASYFILKPFDMEHLANHIRQVSGKGTMTNRKHTPHKTSDEKKPRNLEANITSVIHEIGVPAHIKGYLYLREAISMVYNDIELLGSITKVLYPDIAKKFNTTASRVERAIRHAIEVAWSRGNVESISSLFGYTISMSKAKPTNSEFIAMVADKLRLEHRAS; encoded by the coding sequence TTGAAAAAAATTAAAGTATGTATTGTGGACGATAATCGAGAGTTAGTTGGATTGTTGGATGAATTTATTTCTTCGCAAGAAGATATGGAAGTGGTTGGAACTGCTCACAATGGCCAAGACTGCTTGCAATTACTTGAAGACGTTTCACCCGATGTATTGATTTTAGACATCATCATGCCGCACTTAGATGGTCTTGGTGTTCTAGAACGCTTGCGCCAATCGGAGACCCTTTCATTTCCAAGCGTAATTATGTTGACGGCATTTGGTCAAGAAGATGTAACAACGAAAGCAGTAGAATTAGGAGCCTCCTACTTCATTTTAAAACCTTTCGACATGGAGCATCTTGCAAACCATATACGTCAAGTAAGTGGTAAAGGAACAATGACAAATAGGAAACACACACCCCACAAAACATCTGACGAAAAAAAGCCTCGCAATCTGGAAGCGAATATTACATCAGTTATTCATGAGATTGGCGTTCCGGCACATATTAAAGGCTATTTGTATTTACGGGAAGCGATTTCAATGGTTTATAACGATATTGAATTACTTGGTTCTATTACTAAAGTGCTTTATCCAGACATTGCCAAGAAATTTAATACAACAGCAAGTAGAGTAGAAAGAGCGATACGCCATGCGATTGAAGTTGCGTGGAGTCGTGGAAACGTAGAATCGATATCTTCTTTATTTGGCTACACAATAAGCATGTCTAAAGCAAAACCGACTAATTCTGAATTCATCGCAATGGTTGCAGATAAGCTTCGCTTAGAACATAGAGCATCATAA
- a CDS encoding glycerophosphodiester phosphodiesterase, translating to MTLIIAHRGSAGTHPENTMDAFIAAERFGADGIELDVHLTSDGQLAVIHDDTLDRTTNGTGNVRDFSMQELRKLKANYHYKHFFKRASKIPSLQEVFEWLGENKLICNVELKNVNIRYVGLEEKVVEHIRDFGYENRIIISTFNHDSLVYVNRIAPDIETAPLYKDLKYKPWEYAESIHASGVHPRFTAITPALIKDTIKNGMAVRLYTVNKERDMKKFMETNCTAIITDYPEKALKIRNEKK from the coding sequence ATGACACTCATCATTGCACATCGGGGATCAGCTGGTACACATCCGGAAAACACAATGGATGCTTTTATTGCAGCAGAAAGATTTGGCGCAGATGGAATAGAACTTGATGTACATTTAACCTCGGATGGTCAGCTTGCTGTCATTCATGATGATACACTCGATAGAACCACAAATGGCACGGGAAATGTAAGGGATTTTTCCATGCAGGAGTTAAGGAAGCTTAAAGCAAATTATCATTATAAGCATTTTTTTAAGAGAGCATCAAAAATTCCTTCACTACAAGAAGTTTTTGAGTGGTTAGGTGAGAATAAATTGATTTGTAATGTAGAATTGAAAAATGTTAACATTCGGTATGTTGGATTAGAGGAAAAGGTAGTAGAACATATCAGAGATTTCGGATATGAAAATAGAATCATTATTTCTACTTTTAATCATGATTCACTTGTATATGTAAATCGAATTGCCCCAGACATCGAAACAGCACCTTTATATAAAGACTTAAAATATAAACCGTGGGAATATGCAGAATCCATTCATGCGAGTGGTGTCCATCCGAGATTTACAGCCATTACACCGGCTTTGATTAAAGATACAATCAAAAATGGTATGGCGGTTAGATTATATACAGTGAATAAGGAACGGGACATGAAGAAGTTTATGGAAACAAATTGCACAGCAATTATTACAGATTATCCGGAAAAAGCGTTAAAAATAAGAAATGAAAAAAAATAA
- a CDS encoding DUF2627 domain-containing protein, whose protein sequence is MGRLAALFMLLIPGILAGYGIKLMRDMLFGMLQSPFPKLWMQFLSGLIFFILGLGFIAGFVLHRDRKRNKVQDRFRKR, encoded by the coding sequence ATGGGTAGACTTGCTGCACTTTTCATGTTATTGATTCCCGGGATTCTTGCGGGCTATGGTATAAAACTAATGAGAGATATGCTATTTGGTATGCTGCAAAGCCCATTTCCAAAATTATGGATGCAATTTCTTTCAGGCCTTATCTTTTTCATCCTTGGGTTAGGTTTTATCGCTGGATTTGTTTTGCATCGTGATAGGAAGCGTAATAAAGTACAAGATCGCTTTCGTAAACGGTAG
- the bcd gene encoding branched-chain amino acid dehydrogenase — protein sequence MKIFEYMTNYDYEQLVFCQDEQSGLKAIIAIHDTTLGPALGGTRMWPYNSEEEAIEDALRLAKGMTYKNAASGLNLGGGKAVIIGDPRKDKSEELFRAFGRFVQGLNGRYITAEDVGTTVEDMDLIHLETDFVTGISPAFGSSGNPSPVTAYGLYVGMKAAAVEAFGTDSLEGKTVAVQGVGNVAFELCNYLHKEGANLIVTDINKEAVNRAVTAFHAKAVDPDEIYGVDADIFAPCALGAIINDETIPQLKVKVIAGSANNQLKDTRHGDQIHEMGIVYAPDYVINAGGVINVADELIGYNKERALKKVESIYNNVERVIEISKRDGIPTYLAADRMAEERIEKMQKSSSQFLLNNKHILSNRI from the coding sequence ATGAAGATATTTGAATACATGACGAATTATGATTACGAACAATTAGTATTTTGCCAAGATGAACAATCTGGCTTAAAAGCCATTATTGCTATTCACGATACAACACTTGGACCAGCGCTTGGAGGTACAAGAATGTGGCCATATAATAGTGAAGAAGAAGCAATAGAAGATGCACTTCGACTGGCAAAAGGAATGACTTATAAAAATGCAGCATCAGGATTAAATCTTGGTGGCGGAAAAGCAGTAATTATCGGTGATCCTAGAAAAGATAAAAGCGAGGAATTGTTTCGTGCCTTTGGTCGTTTTGTACAAGGTCTGAATGGCCGCTATATTACAGCGGAAGATGTAGGTACTACTGTGGAAGATATGGACTTAATTCATCTGGAGACGGATTTTGTTACAGGAATTTCACCAGCATTCGGATCTTCTGGGAACCCATCGCCAGTTACTGCGTATGGTTTATATGTTGGTATGAAGGCCGCTGCAGTGGAAGCTTTTGGAACAGATTCATTAGAAGGGAAAACAGTTGCTGTTCAAGGAGTAGGAAATGTAGCTTTTGAACTATGTAATTATTTACATAAAGAGGGAGCGAATCTCATCGTTACAGATATTAATAAAGAAGCAGTGAATCGAGCGGTAACTGCTTTTCATGCAAAAGCAGTTGATCCTGATGAAATCTACGGGGTCGATGCAGACATTTTTGCACCTTGTGCTCTAGGTGCAATTATTAATGATGAAACGATTCCTCAACTGAAAGTGAAAGTAATTGCTGGTTCAGCAAACAACCAATTAAAAGACACCCGACATGGTGACCAAATTCATGAAATGGGTATTGTGTACGCTCCAGACTATGTGATTAATGCTGGTGGCGTTATTAATGTCGCAGACGAATTAATTGGTTATAATAAAGAACGGGCATTAAAAAAAGTAGAATCAATTTATAATAATGTAGAAAGAGTAATTGAAATTTCTAAAAGAGATGGAATTCCAACCTACCTAGCAGCAGATCGTATGGCTGAAGAAAGAATAGAAAAGATGCAAAAATCAAGCAGTCAATTTTTGTTAAATAATAAACATATATTGTCTAATCGTATTTAA
- the lpdA gene encoding dihydrolipoyl dehydrogenase translates to MTQEYDIVILGGGTGGYVAAIRAAQLGLKTAIVETNKIGGTCLHKGCIPSKSLLRSAEVYATAKRSEEFGVMTKEVSLDFEKVQARKDDIVNQLYNGVQSLIKKGKINVFDGFGRILGPSIFSPTPGTISVEMTNGKENEMLIPKNVIIATGSSPRSLPGIEIDGSTVMTSDDALQMEELPKSMIIIGGGVIGIEWASMLADFGVAVTVLEYSENIIPTEDKELSRELQRSLQRKGIEIITNAKAKANTFAIEAGMASISVDINGETKTVTAEKLLLSVGRRGNTENIGLQNTDINVENGFIQVNAHFQTKESHIYAIGDVIGGLQLAHVASHEGIKAVEHIAGLTPDAIDYNTISKCIYSNPEVASVGLTEKEAVEKGYTIKIGKIPFRSNGKALVYGDSTGFVKIIADEETGDVLGVHMIGPHVTDMISEAALAHVLDATPWEIANTIHPHPTLSEVIGEAALAVDGKAIHM, encoded by the coding sequence TTGACACAAGAATATGATATTGTCATTCTTGGCGGTGGAACAGGTGGATATGTCGCGGCAATTCGCGCAGCTCAGCTTGGTTTGAAAACTGCGATTGTTGAGACAAACAAAATTGGCGGAACGTGTTTACATAAAGGTTGTATCCCAAGTAAGTCACTTCTCAGAAGTGCAGAAGTGTATGCTACAGCTAAGCGTAGTGAAGAGTTTGGTGTCATGACGAAAGAAGTAAGTTTGGATTTCGAAAAAGTACAAGCTCGAAAAGATGATATTGTAAATCAGTTGTATAATGGTGTACAATCTTTAATAAAAAAAGGGAAAATCAATGTTTTTGATGGATTCGGCAGAATTCTTGGCCCGTCCATATTTTCACCGACTCCGGGAACAATTTCTGTTGAAATGACGAATGGTAAGGAAAACGAGATGTTAATTCCGAAAAATGTTATTATTGCAACAGGATCTAGCCCACGAAGTTTACCAGGGATAGAAATCGATGGATCAACGGTTATGACATCAGACGACGCACTGCAAATGGAGGAGCTCCCTAAGTCTATGATTATCATTGGTGGGGGAGTAATAGGGATTGAGTGGGCTTCCATGCTGGCGGACTTTGGAGTTGCTGTGACGGTATTAGAATATTCCGAAAACATTATTCCGACGGAGGACAAAGAGCTTTCAAGGGAGTTACAACGGTCTTTACAGAGAAAAGGAATTGAAATAATTACGAATGCAAAAGCAAAGGCTAATACATTTGCTATCGAAGCAGGCATGGCGAGTATTTCTGTTGACATTAACGGGGAAACGAAGACTGTTACAGCTGAAAAGCTCTTACTTTCCGTTGGAAGAAGAGGAAATACCGAAAATATCGGTCTGCAAAATACAGATATCAATGTAGAGAATGGATTCATACAAGTAAATGCTCACTTTCAAACGAAGGAATCACATATATATGCGATTGGCGATGTTATCGGTGGATTACAGCTTGCACATGTTGCCTCACATGAAGGAATAAAAGCTGTCGAACATATTGCTGGACTGACCCCCGATGCGATTGACTATAACACGATTTCAAAATGTATTTATAGTAATCCCGAGGTAGCAAGCGTAGGGTTAACGGAAAAAGAAGCAGTGGAAAAGGGATATACAATTAAGATTGGAAAAATTCCTTTTCGATCGAATGGAAAAGCACTTGTATATGGAGACTCAACAGGTTTTGTAAAAATAATTGCGGATGAGGAAACAGGTGATGTTTTAGGTGTGCACATGATCGGTCCTCATGTAACGGATATGATATCCGAAGCCGCACTTGCGCATGTATTGGATGCAACACCGTGGGAAATTGCAAATACCATTCATCCACACCCGACTTTAAGTGAAGTCATCGGTGAAGCTGCACTAGCCGTTGATGGGAAAGCCATCCATATGTAG
- a CDS encoding thiamine pyrophosphate-dependent dehydrogenase E1 component subunit alpha, protein MEKNRHAELGLSDQQVLDMYETILMARRIDERMWLLNRSGKIPFVVSCQGQEAAQVGASFALNREEDYVLPYYRDLGVVLDFGMTPKEIMLSAFAKAEDPNSGGRQMPGHFGQKSNRIVTGSSPVTTQVPHAVGIALAARMEKKNLVTFVTFGEGSSNQGDFHEGLNFAGVHKLPVIFMCENNHYAISVPLEKQMACEKVSDRAIGYGMPGVTVDGNDPLEVYRVVKEAADRGRRGDGPSLIEVITHRLTAHSSDDDDRFYRSPEELAKMKNEDSLSMFEAYLIENELLNDNIKKEINDRVMEKVNEATDYAEAAPYPEPEDTLTFVYAAE, encoded by the coding sequence ATGGAAAAAAATCGCCATGCTGAGCTTGGACTCAGTGACCAACAAGTGTTGGATATGTACGAAACAATATTAATGGCCCGTAGGATTGACGAACGTATGTGGCTTTTAAATCGTTCAGGAAAGATCCCATTTGTTGTTTCGTGTCAGGGGCAGGAAGCGGCCCAAGTTGGTGCTTCATTTGCGCTAAACCGAGAAGAAGACTATGTTTTGCCGTATTATCGTGATTTAGGTGTTGTATTAGACTTCGGAATGACGCCAAAAGAAATAATGTTATCAGCATTTGCCAAAGCAGAGGATCCGAATTCGGGCGGGCGCCAAATGCCTGGACATTTTGGGCAAAAAAGTAATCGTATTGTCACTGGTTCTTCTCCAGTAACGACCCAAGTGCCTCATGCGGTAGGTATCGCACTGGCAGCAAGAATGGAGAAAAAGAATCTTGTTACATTTGTTACGTTTGGAGAAGGTTCATCCAATCAAGGAGATTTTCACGAAGGATTAAACTTTGCTGGTGTACATAAATTACCTGTTATCTTCATGTGCGAAAATAATCACTATGCTATTTCAGTTCCACTTGAAAAGCAAATGGCATGTGAAAAAGTTTCGGATCGAGCGATTGGATATGGGATGCCAGGTGTGACGGTAGATGGCAATGATCCACTTGAAGTGTACAGAGTCGTGAAGGAAGCGGCAGATAGAGGCCGTCGTGGAGATGGTCCGTCACTTATAGAAGTGATAACCCACCGTTTAACTGCCCATTCATCAGATGATGATGATCGTTTCTATCGGTCACCTGAAGAACTTGCTAAAATGAAAAATGAAGATTCACTTAGTATGTTTGAAGCATATTTAATAGAAAATGAGTTATTAAATGATAATATAAAAAAAGAAATAAACGACCGTGTGATGGAAAAGGTAAACGAAGCGACGGACTATGCTGAAGCAGCGCCATATCCTGAACCAGAAGATACTTTAACATTCGTTTATGCAGCGGAGTAA
- a CDS encoding alpha-ketoacid dehydrogenase subunit beta, giving the protein MAVISYIEAITMAMREEMERDQKVFILGEDVGKKGGVFKATQGLHDQFGEERVIDTPLAESAIAGVGIGAAMYGYRPIAEMQFADFILPAVNQIISEAAKIRYRSNNDWTCPIVIRAPYGGGVHGGLYHSQSIESIFANQPGLKVVMPSTPYDVKGLLKASIRDEDPVLFLEHKRAYRLIKGEVPDEDYVLPIGKADVKRDGDDITVITYGLCVHFALQAAERLAEDGIETHLLDLRTIYPLDQEAIIEAAAKTGKVLLITEDNKEGSIIGEVAAIIAEHCLFELDAPIMRLAGPDTPAMPFSPTLEKYFLINPDKVEKAMRELAEY; this is encoded by the coding sequence ATGGCAGTAATTTCTTATATTGAGGCTATCACTATGGCGATGCGTGAAGAAATGGAACGAGATCAAAAAGTATTCATTCTTGGGGAAGATGTGGGTAAAAAAGGTGGCGTGTTTAAAGCTACTCAAGGTCTCCATGATCAATTTGGAGAAGAAAGGGTTATTGATACGCCACTGGCGGAATCCGCAATTGCAGGGGTTGGAATAGGGGCAGCTATGTATGGTTACCGACCAATCGCCGAAATGCAATTTGCTGATTTCATATTGCCAGCTGTAAATCAAATCATATCCGAAGCAGCTAAAATTCGCTATCGTTCCAATAATGATTGGACTTGTCCGATTGTTATTAGGGCTCCATATGGCGGTGGTGTACATGGTGGACTTTACCATTCCCAATCAATTGAATCTATTTTTGCAAACCAGCCAGGATTGAAGGTCGTTATGCCATCAACTCCATATGATGTAAAAGGATTACTAAAAGCGTCTATACGTGATGAGGACCCTGTCCTTTTCTTAGAACATAAACGTGCCTATCGACTTATTAAAGGTGAGGTGCCTGATGAAGATTATGTTTTGCCGATTGGTAAAGCCGATGTAAAGCGGGATGGTGACGATATTACCGTCATTACATATGGATTATGTGTGCATTTCGCGCTTCAAGCTGCCGAACGACTTGCCGAGGATGGCATCGAGACCCATTTATTGGATTTGAGGACCATATATCCACTTGATCAAGAAGCAATTATCGAAGCAGCAGCAAAAACCGGTAAAGTCTTGCTTATTACAGAAGACAATAAAGAGGGAAGTATTATTGGAGAAGTGGCAGCAATTATTGCCGAGCATTGTTTATTCGAACTCGATGCTCCTATTATGAGGTTAGCAGGACCAGACACTCCTGCAATGCCATTTTCACCAACACTGGAAAAATATTTTCTGATAAACCCGGATAAAGTTGAAAAGGCAATGCGCGAGCTGGCAGAGTATTAA
- a CDS encoding dihydrolipoamide acetyltransferase family protein yields MAIENIIMPQLGESVTEGTITNWLIQPGDSVIKYDPIAEVMTDKVNAEIPSSFTGTVTELLAKDGDTLAVGEVICTIETDSSGTVVNPEAENQKEVKVGMPLSESIKNQGEAIHSIAKTRYSPAVLKLSQEHDIDLSQVTGSGKDGRITRKDLKKLIESGTTPIADTVIQPKKPRISISPVPKVPDVLPTLPGDVEIPITGVRRAIADKMLRSKHEVPHAWTMTEVDVTSLVKYRDSLKTEFKKEEGYNLTYFAFFIKAVAQALKDIPMINSMWAGDKIIQKKDINISIAVATDDALFVPVIKNADEKSIKGIAKEIAELAHKTRKGSLTNEDIQGGTFTVNNTGSFGSIQSMGIINHPQAAILQIESIVKRPVIINDMIAVRDMVNICLSLDHRVLDGVICGKFLQRIKSILENISKETQSIY; encoded by the coding sequence TTGGCGATAGAAAACATCATCATGCCTCAGCTCGGGGAAAGTGTAACAGAGGGAACAATTACTAATTGGCTAATCCAACCTGGTGATAGCGTAATTAAGTATGATCCAATAGCAGAAGTAATGACTGATAAAGTAAATGCAGAAATTCCATCTTCTTTTACGGGTACTGTTACAGAGTTACTTGCAAAAGATGGTGATACACTTGCTGTAGGCGAAGTTATTTGTACAATTGAAACGGATAGCTCGGGTACGGTAGTTAATCCTGAAGCTGAAAATCAGAAAGAAGTTAAAGTTGGAATGCCATTAAGCGAATCAATAAAAAATCAAGGTGAAGCGATACATAGTATTGCTAAAACACGTTATTCACCTGCAGTATTAAAATTGTCGCAAGAACATGATATTGACCTATCGCAAGTAACAGGAAGCGGTAAAGACGGCCGGATAACAAGGAAGGACTTAAAGAAACTTATAGAGTCTGGAACTACACCGATAGCAGATACAGTTATCCAACCAAAAAAACCTCGTATTTCTATTTCACCAGTTCCGAAAGTACCGGATGTTCTTCCGACCCTTCCAGGGGACGTAGAAATACCGATTACAGGTGTGCGGAGAGCAATTGCGGATAAAATGCTTCGGAGTAAGCATGAAGTCCCACATGCGTGGACGATGACAGAAGTGGATGTAACGAGTCTTGTAAAATATCGTGATTCATTGAAAACGGAATTTAAAAAGGAAGAAGGTTATAATTTAACCTATTTTGCTTTCTTTATTAAAGCTGTTGCTCAAGCATTAAAAGATATTCCTATGATTAATTCGATGTGGGCTGGAGATAAGATCATTCAAAAGAAAGATATTAATATCTCCATCGCTGTTGCAACAGATGATGCGTTATTTGTTCCAGTCATTAAAAATGCAGATGAAAAGTCTATTAAAGGTATTGCAAAAGAAATTGCGGAACTGGCCCATAAAACAAGAAAAGGGTCCTTGACAAACGAGGATATACAAGGAGGAACCTTCACTGTTAATAATACTGGTTCATTCGGCTCGATTCAGTCAATGGGGATCATCAATCATCCTCAAGCCGCTATTTTACAAATTGAATCCATTGTTAAAAGACCCGTTATTATCAACGATATGATTGCTGTTCGTGATATGGTAAATATCTGCTTATCACTTGACCACCGTGTTCTTGATGGTGTCATTTGTGGAAAGTTTTTGCAACGCATTAAAAGTATACTTGAAAATATTTCAAAAGAAACGCAATCTATATACTAA